Proteins from one Halovivax limisalsi genomic window:
- a CDS encoding winged helix-turn-helix domain-containing protein: MSRTDDDSFDPFADADESAASLLACSDCVDPAEAFSLVANETRLSILEALWAAEERPVSFSDLRRAVGMRDSAQFNYHLQQLEGHFVTKVDPAASADSDGADGPVDADGNTKSGYDFKHAGEKVVRSIIAGSFNEHPTMEPFPVEGACVACDGPLEARYEEEHLEIACTACGHGHGEYQFPPGGLTDRTREEIADAFDQRVRHLHCLAADGVCPECSGRMESRVVEEDGECCLGATTRVDHECVQCGHTLCSAPGLRLLDHSAVVSFHRDHGVSLEDRPYWTLPWCVSDAYTELRGRDPARIEVRMPLDDEELRVTLTGDLDVVETSVHQVAAAE, from the coding sequence ATGAGCAGAACGGACGACGACTCATTCGACCCGTTCGCCGACGCCGACGAGTCGGCGGCGTCGCTTCTCGCGTGTTCGGACTGCGTCGACCCGGCGGAGGCGTTCTCGCTGGTCGCCAACGAGACGCGGCTGTCGATCCTCGAGGCGCTGTGGGCGGCCGAGGAGCGACCCGTCTCCTTCTCCGACCTCCGGCGCGCGGTCGGGATGCGCGATTCGGCGCAGTTTAACTACCACCTCCAGCAGCTCGAAGGCCACTTCGTCACGAAAGTCGATCCCGCGGCGAGCGCCGACAGTGACGGCGCGGACGGGCCCGTCGACGCCGACGGGAACACGAAGAGCGGTTACGACTTCAAGCACGCCGGCGAGAAGGTCGTCCGCTCGATCATCGCCGGCTCGTTCAACGAGCACCCGACGATGGAGCCGTTCCCGGTGGAGGGCGCCTGCGTCGCCTGCGACGGCCCGCTCGAAGCGCGATACGAGGAAGAACACTTGGAGATCGCCTGCACCGCCTGCGGGCACGGCCACGGCGAGTACCAATTCCCGCCCGGCGGCCTCACCGATCGCACCCGCGAGGAGATCGCCGACGCCTTCGACCAGCGCGTGCGCCACCTCCACTGCCTCGCGGCCGACGGCGTCTGTCCGGAGTGCAGCGGCCGGATGGAGAGTCGCGTCGTCGAGGAAGACGGCGAGTGCTGCCTGGGCGCGACGACGCGCGTCGACCACGAGTGCGTCCAGTGCGGCCACACCCTGTGCTCGGCGCCCGGCCTCCGACTGCTCGATCACTCCGCGGTCGTCTCCTTCCACCGCGATCACGGCGTCTCGCTCGAGGACCGCCCCTACTGGACCCTACCGTGGTGTGTCTCCGACGCCTACACCGAACTGCGCGGGCGCGACCCGGCCCGCATCGAGGTTCGCATGCCGCTGGACGACGAGGAGCTTCGGGTGACGCTCACCGGCGACCTCGACGTCGTCGAGACGTCGGTTCATCAGGTCGCCGCCGCCGAGTGA
- a CDS encoding deoxyuridine 5'-triphosphate nucleotidohydrolase, which translates to MPVPTTLSTMYRSGAFVAECVSPTTDEQVQPNGVDLTLDVVFEQLEPGRITRDEKEIGDRVARPLEELEEKAPATYYLPEGVYVARYGERIEIPDGHVGFVYPRSSLMRNSCMLNTAVWDAGYQGRGEGLLQVHHDIELERGARIAQLVLAEADHEDVYDGSYQGENL; encoded by the coding sequence TTGCCGGTACCGACAACTCTCTCCACCATGTACCGATCCGGCGCCTTCGTGGCCGAGTGCGTCTCCCCCACGACCGACGAACAGGTCCAGCCCAACGGCGTCGACCTCACCCTCGACGTCGTCTTCGAACAGCTCGAGCCCGGCCGCATCACCCGCGACGAGAAGGAGATCGGCGATCGCGTCGCCCGACCGCTCGAAGAGCTCGAGGAGAAAGCGCCCGCGACGTACTACCTCCCGGAAGGCGTCTACGTGGCTCGATACGGCGAGCGCATCGAGATCCCCGACGGCCACGTCGGCTTCGTCTACCCACGCTCCTCGCTCATGCGGAACTCCTGCATGCTGAACACGGCCGTCTGGGACGCCGGCTACCAGGGGCGCGGCGAGGGGCTGTTGCAGGTCCACCACGACATCGAACTCGAACGCGGCGCCCGAATCGCCCAGCTCGTGCTGGCCGAGGCGGATCACGAGGACGTCTACGACGGGTCCTACCAGGGCGAGAACCTGTAG
- a CDS encoding MATE family efflux transporter — translation MPDEPRDGSDGDREPPGKGEDADRTGSPPGSENGAPPSDSDGAEPPSPPAGDDPASGTDRRDGAAASGDAAGSDDASGDGSSADDTPKTDDTPSQSIGPTSSITEGSLIGPLFRLAWPIVVIQLLQVTYNVVDTLWLGRLSTEAVGAISLAFPLIFLLIAIAGGFTTAGAILVAQYTGARGERSAGLVAGQTMSFVSILSVGIGIVGYFYTRPALSILPSDPETAATVIPLAADYMEVFFLGLPLLSGFFVFSALMRGYGDTRTPMLIMLVSVVLNVVADPFLIFGFSANPLFAALNGLPLLGAIDFLGLQASLYDLTGFGGWGIEGAAVATIAARAVATAIGVWVLIATSRGPTISMEHFALDLDVIRDIVRLGTPSMVEQAMSATAMITLTAMVVTFSPAIVTAYGLGNRLISLVFLPAMGLGRAIDTMVGQNLGAGRADRAARSVWLAASTGAGVMLVVAVVALAFTEPIVSVFIGADVANAAIAEAYGVEYVRTRTVEFAFIGVSQVILGGFRGAGNTKTAMVISMLTLWVGRVASVLVLAFDWSVTVPLVDVTLSAFGWEETGIWIGMALGNVLGAIVGVAWFLRGTWRETYIDDPDRQAGEDPSVETSPVAAGGETGDGPAGDPPATGVGGESGASGPPGDGDDNRPAAPAPDE, via the coding sequence GTGCCAGACGAGCCCCGTGACGGATCCGACGGGGATCGCGAACCGCCGGGCAAGGGGGAGGATGCCGATCGCACCGGGTCGCCACCCGGGAGCGAGAACGGGGCGCCGCCGTCCGATTCCGACGGTGCGGAACCGCCCTCGCCGCCGGCGGGCGACGATCCCGCGTCCGGAACCGACCGACGTGATGGCGCCGCCGCGAGTGGCGACGCAGCCGGTAGTGACGACGCGAGCGGCGACGGTAGCTCGGCGGACGACACGCCGAAGACGGATGACACGCCAAGTCAGTCGATCGGGCCCACGTCGTCGATCACGGAGGGGAGTCTCATCGGGCCGCTGTTTCGCCTGGCGTGGCCGATCGTCGTCATCCAGCTGTTGCAGGTCACGTACAACGTCGTGGACACGCTGTGGCTGGGGCGACTCTCGACGGAGGCCGTCGGCGCGATCAGCCTCGCGTTCCCGCTGATCTTCCTCCTGATCGCGATCGCCGGCGGATTCACCACCGCGGGCGCGATCCTTGTCGCCCAGTACACGGGCGCGCGCGGCGAGCGATCGGCGGGCCTGGTCGCCGGCCAGACGATGTCGTTCGTCTCCATCCTTTCGGTCGGCATCGGCATCGTCGGCTACTTCTACACCCGCCCTGCGCTCTCGATCCTGCCGAGCGACCCGGAGACCGCGGCGACCGTGATCCCGCTGGCCGCAGATTACATGGAGGTGTTCTTCCTCGGGCTGCCGCTACTCTCGGGCTTTTTCGTCTTCTCCGCGCTCATGCGCGGCTACGGCGATACACGCACGCCGATGCTCATCATGCTCGTCTCGGTGGTACTCAACGTCGTCGCGGATCCGTTCCTGATCTTCGGCTTCTCCGCCAACCCGCTGTTCGCCGCGTTAAACGGCCTCCCGCTGCTCGGCGCGATCGATTTCCTCGGCCTCCAGGCGTCGCTGTACGACCTGACCGGCTTCGGCGGGTGGGGCATCGAGGGTGCAGCGGTCGCGACGATCGCGGCTCGGGCAGTGGCGACAGCCATCGGGGTATGGGTCCTCATCGCGACTTCACGCGGGCCGACGATCTCGATGGAGCACTTCGCGCTCGATCTCGACGTCATCCGCGACATCGTGCGCCTGGGTACGCCGAGCATGGTCGAGCAGGCCATGTCCGCGACCGCGATGATCACGCTGACGGCGATGGTCGTGACCTTCTCGCCGGCGATCGTCACCGCCTACGGCCTGGGCAATCGCCTGATCTCGCTGGTCTTCCTGCCGGCGATGGGACTCGGGCGCGCCATCGACACGATGGTCGGCCAGAACCTCGGCGCCGGGAGAGCCGATCGAGCGGCCCGCTCCGTCTGGCTCGCGGCCTCGACCGGGGCCGGGGTGATGCTCGTCGTCGCCGTCGTCGCGCTCGCCTTCACGGAGCCGATCGTCTCGGTCTTCATCGGCGCCGACGTCGCGAACGCCGCGATCGCGGAGGCATACGGCGTGGAGTACGTACGCACGCGGACCGTCGAGTTCGCCTTCATCGGCGTCTCGCAGGTCATCCTCGGGGGCTTCCGCGGCGCGGGCAACACGAAGACCGCGATGGTCATCTCGATGCTGACACTCTGGGTCGGTCGCGTCGCGAGCGTGCTCGTCCTGGCGTTCGACTGGTCGGTCACCGTCCCGCTCGTCGACGTCACCCTCTCCGCCTTCGGCTGGGAGGAGACCGGCATCTGGATCGGGATGGCGCTGGGCAACGTCCTGGGCGCGATCGTCGGCGTCGCCTGGTTCCTCCGCGGGACCTGGCGGGAGACGTACATCGACGACCCGGACCGACAGGCGGGCGAGGATCCATCCGTCGAGACGAGCCCGGTCGCCGCCGGCGGTGAGACCGGCGACGGGCCCGCCGGTGACCCACCGGCGACGGGGGTCGGCGGCGAATCCGGGGCGAGCGGACCGCCGGGGGACGGCGACGACAACCGGCCCGCCGCGCCGGCGCCCGACGAGTGA
- a CDS encoding metal-dependent hydrolase: protein MMATTHGFVALAVVAPVAVVAPDLATPLAVGAILGGLAPDLDVAFVHRRTLHFPLLGAIPAAAGAALALAVATPATAGVAAFVVGAWTHAASDWIGGGPEFDPWTNPTERAVYDHVRDRWLRPRRWVRYDGAPEDAALAIALGLGSLVVFEARWIEGLILAGITVSAGYALLRRRIAAWAGPDR from the coding sequence ATGATGGCCACGACCCACGGCTTCGTCGCGCTGGCTGTCGTCGCGCCGGTCGCGGTCGTCGCGCCCGACCTCGCGACGCCGCTGGCGGTCGGCGCGATCCTGGGCGGGCTCGCGCCGGACCTCGACGTCGCGTTCGTCCACCGACGGACGCTTCACTTCCCGCTGCTCGGGGCGATCCCGGCCGCAGCCGGCGCGGCTCTCGCCCTCGCCGTCGCGACGCCCGCGACGGCCGGGGTCGCCGCGTTCGTCGTCGGCGCCTGGACGCACGCCGCGAGCGACTGGATCGGCGGCGGGCCGGAGTTCGACCCGTGGACGAACCCGACCGAACGGGCGGTCTACGACCACGTCCGCGATCGGTGGCTCCGGCCGCGGCGCTGGGTTCGCTACGACGGCGCGCCGGAGGACGCAGCACTGGCGATCGCCCTCGGACTCGGCTCGCTCGTCGTCTTCGAGGCCCGCTGGATCGAAGGGCTGATCCTCGCCGGCATCACCGTCTCCGCCGGATACGCCCTCCTCCGGCGCCGGATCGCCGCCTGGGCCGGTCCCGATCGATAG
- a CDS encoding cupredoxin domain-containing protein, whose translation MLKATGGALATVAIAGCSSSEDGGDGGDGGDGGDGGDGGDGGPYEISAGEDIRLFASQSGWEGRAPSAIEGTENPTLALEEGESYTIGWEEGDGSTHNIELRNESGDVVNDWATDLTGDTEPDNQIIEFEATSEIAVYRCNPHSQMEGEIQMQ comes from the coding sequence ATGTTGAAGGCGACAGGTGGCGCGCTCGCGACGGTCGCGATCGCCGGCTGTTCGAGTTCCGAAGACGGCGGCGACGGCGGCGACGGTGGCGACGGCGGTGACGGCGGTGACGGCGGCGACGGTGGACCCTACGAAATTTCGGCCGGCGAGGACATCCGCCTCTTCGCCAGCCAGAGCGGCTGGGAGGGTCGCGCCCCGAGCGCGATCGAGGGAACGGAGAACCCGACGCTGGCCCTCGAAGAGGGCGAGTCCTACACGATCGGCTGGGAGGAAGGCGACGGCAGCACGCACAACATCGAACTCAGAAACGAGAGCGGCGACGTCGTCAACGACTGGGCGACGGACCTCACCGGAGACACCGAACCCGACAACCAGATCATCGAGTTCGAGGCGACCAGCGAAATCGCCGTCTATCGTTGCAACCCGCACTCGCAGATGGAAGGCGAAATCCAGATGCAGTAA
- a CDS encoding copper resistance protein CopD has protein sequence MIDVALARMTHLVFAALWAGSVCFVALVVVPLARDGAFRTTQPLESITGSLKLVSRVSSVVLFLTGSHLAGRLYTVETLGGSPNGHLVITMTVLWLVLTALVEVAAARFGRGLAEDKLREPAHQTLTLFRLGALVAIALLVVAGSLSGNLAGFL, from the coding sequence ATGATCGACGTCGCGCTCGCCCGGATGACGCATCTCGTCTTCGCCGCGCTGTGGGCCGGAAGCGTCTGTTTCGTCGCGCTGGTCGTCGTCCCGCTCGCCCGGGACGGCGCGTTTCGCACGACGCAGCCGCTCGAATCCATCACCGGGTCGCTGAAGCTGGTTTCCCGGGTCAGTTCGGTCGTGTTGTTCCTCACCGGCAGCCACCTCGCCGGTCGCCTCTACACCGTCGAAACGCTGGGGGGCTCGCCCAACGGGCACCTCGTCATCACGATGACCGTCCTGTGGCTCGTCCTCACGGCGCTCGTCGAGGTGGCTGCGGCCCGATTCGGGCGCGGACTGGCCGAAGACAAACTGCGAGAGCCGGCCCACCAGACGCTCACCCTCTTTCGACTCGGCGCGCTGGTCGCGATCGCGCTCCTCGTCGTCGCCGGCTCGCTCTCGGGGAACCTCGCCGGGTTCCTCTGA
- a CDS encoding MBL fold metallo-hydrolase gives MRVTLLGTGDTTGTPTVGCDCETCEAARDRGVERTRFSVHVENERTGESILVDASPDFRYQFLREDLSPPDAIVITHVHFDHLDGLGNVYRLLDDVDVYAPDETDPETGQSVAETVAADYHYLDTITVEPVSPFEPVSVGGLELRLVPVDHPPLLCYGLAIEDPETGSKLSLSGDTSYDVPERSREVLADPDLFLADAIVPASLSEYHPLGGRHEGPDGVPRTFGTKHMTREGALALADDLDATQTRLVHLAHFYPVDEAFEDPLAVDGEVYDLS, from the coding sequence GTGCGCGTCACCCTCCTCGGCACCGGCGACACGACCGGCACGCCGACCGTGGGCTGTGACTGCGAGACCTGCGAGGCCGCCCGCGACCGCGGCGTCGAGCGCACCCGGTTTTCCGTGCACGTCGAGAACGAGCGGACCGGCGAGTCGATCCTCGTCGACGCCAGTCCGGACTTTCGGTACCAGTTCCTCCGGGAGGACCTGTCGCCGCCAGACGCCATCGTGATCACGCACGTTCACTTCGACCACCTCGACGGGCTGGGCAACGTCTACCGGCTGCTCGACGACGTCGACGTCTACGCCCCGGACGAGACCGACCCCGAGACGGGTCAGAGCGTCGCCGAAACGGTCGCCGCGGACTACCACTACCTCGACACCATCACGGTCGAACCCGTCTCGCCGTTCGAGCCGGTCTCGGTGGGCGGGCTGGAGCTGCGGCTGGTCCCGGTCGACCATCCGCCGCTGCTGTGTTACGGCCTCGCGATCGAGGACCCCGAGACGGGTTCGAAACTGTCGCTGTCGGGCGATACGTCCTACGACGTGCCCGAGCGATCGCGCGAGGTGCTGGCCGATCCGGACCTGTTCCTGGCGGACGCGATCGTCCCCGCGTCGCTCTCGGAGTACCACCCACTCGGCGGCCGCCACGAGGGTCCCGACGGCGTCCCGCGCACGTTCGGCACGAAGCACATGACGCGCGAGGGCGCGCTCGCCCTGGCGGACGACCTCGACGCGACGCAGACGCGGCTGGTCCACCTCGCGCACTTCTACCCCGTCGACGAGGCCTTCGAAGACCCGCTCGCGGTCGACGGCGAAGTCTACGACCTCTCGTGA
- a CDS encoding DUF5787 family protein — protein MSEFAFELELCAALEARGDGIVARQLGASVANPGGRVVDVVVVDPTAAIDRRAALTPSGIPDAILGAEVGPGRWTPVRDAFDCHPDRAQRAVERGVDIGVLERERRDGRDCIRQVARYPDWVDRIVGIENKPDLGRPGDLEAQLRTDVSLALVDEVILATESHVTGAHRNRLPDAVGIWRVHRRTGDAGRPRLPEIEVIRDPDALPVEARGVEPLSFEPGRTDISIVSPAEKADARRRLAERAYGKGWRTFGFPGCGACSARDPGRDGDGHEDGLPSLPHCQYEDRLVDAASECGPSCPGFDPASEPAVDLAGERDARTPWNADPERTRRRQSGLDRFG, from the coding sequence GTGAGCGAGTTCGCGTTCGAACTCGAACTGTGCGCGGCGCTCGAAGCGCGGGGGGACGGGATCGTCGCCCGCCAGCTCGGCGCGAGCGTCGCGAATCCGGGCGGGCGCGTCGTGGACGTCGTGGTCGTCGATCCGACCGCGGCGATCGACCGACGGGCCGCGCTCACGCCCAGTGGGATCCCGGACGCGATCCTCGGGGCCGAGGTCGGGCCCGGCCGGTGGACCCCCGTCCGGGACGCGTTCGACTGCCACCCCGACCGGGCGCAGCGAGCCGTCGAACGGGGCGTCGATATCGGCGTCCTCGAGCGCGAGCGCCGGGACGGCCGCGACTGCATCAGGCAGGTGGCGCGCTACCCGGACTGGGTCGATCGCATCGTCGGAATCGAGAACAAACCCGATCTCGGGCGACCCGGCGACCTCGAAGCCCAACTCCGGACGGACGTCTCGCTTGCGCTCGTGGACGAAGTGATCCTCGCCACCGAGAGTCACGTCACCGGCGCGCACCGCAATCGCCTCCCCGACGCGGTCGGCATCTGGCGCGTCCACCGCCGGACGGGCGATGCCGGCCGCCCTCGCCTGCCGGAGATCGAGGTGATCCGCGACCCCGACGCCCTCCCGGTCGAAGCGCGCGGCGTCGAACCCCTCTCGTTCGAACCCGGCCGGACCGACATTTCGATCGTCTCCCCGGCGGAGAAGGCCGACGCTCGGCGACGACTTGCCGAACGGGCCTACGGCAAGGGGTGGCGAACGTTCGGCTTCCCGGGGTGTGGGGCCTGCTCGGCGCGGGACCCGGGTCGGGACGGCGACGGGCACGAAGACGGACTGCCCTCGCTCCCCCACTGTCAGTACGAGGACCGGCTCGTCGACGCCGCGTCGGAGTGCGGGCCGTCCTGTCCCGGATTCGACCCCGCGAGCGAGCCGGCCGTCGACCTGGCCGGAGAGCGCGACGCGCGGACGCCGTGGAACGCCGATCCGGAACGGACGCGACGGCGACAGTCCGGACTCGACCGATTCGGGTGA
- a CDS encoding ATP-binding protein produces the protein MTDGAVDVVEFVLTAAVYTDDRTLDENDLPPAYRRVFWSADGDADASAATERDRSARGGIERPLSTTNATAREATGIDAPWKEISGLMFTERDDFSGSISFTDREMAESWLLDRIDDERLLENPVLAKHFEGADGVGADYETARERNRPIQADRVWIDGLLQEYFADEDEEEMLDLVEVRAPEEVDITLDDLVLTSDQEAEINKIAKAIEHRDYLADIGLREIGKLLFVGPPGTGKTSTARALARDMDLPFVEVKLSMITSQYLGETAKNVDKTFEVAKRLSPCILFIDEFDFVAKTRRSDEHAALKRAVNTLLKSIDNISLIQDDVLLIGATNHPDQLDAAAWRRFDEIVNFPKPDTRMRGDILQVITRAMDIEEFDPQAIAEITEGLTGSDLRMVLREAVLEALTENRTTLTQDDLELAVQGFEERDNLKNMDMIEGDHDALVAGGDISGAASDGGEPSGHDHEHTHEH, from the coding sequence ATGACTGATGGGGCAGTCGACGTCGTGGAGTTCGTTCTCACGGCGGCCGTCTACACGGACGACCGCACGCTCGACGAGAACGATCTCCCGCCGGCGTACCGCCGCGTCTTCTGGAGCGCCGACGGAGACGCCGACGCGTCGGCCGCGACCGAGCGCGACCGATCGGCTCGCGGGGGTATCGAACGGCCACTGTCGACGACGAACGCCACGGCGCGCGAGGCGACCGGGATCGACGCGCCGTGGAAGGAGATCTCCGGCCTGATGTTCACCGAGCGCGACGACTTCTCGGGGTCGATATCGTTCACCGACCGGGAGATGGCCGAATCGTGGCTCCTCGACCGGATCGACGACGAACGCCTCCTCGAGAATCCGGTCCTGGCCAAGCACTTCGAGGGCGCCGACGGCGTCGGGGCGGACTACGAGACGGCCCGCGAACGGAACCGGCCGATCCAGGCCGATCGCGTCTGGATCGACGGCCTCCTCCAGGAGTACTTCGCAGACGAGGACGAAGAGGAGATGCTCGACCTCGTCGAGGTGCGCGCGCCCGAGGAGGTCGACATCACGCTCGACGATCTGGTGCTCACCAGCGACCAGGAGGCCGAGATCAACAAGATCGCGAAGGCGATCGAACACCGCGACTACCTCGCGGACATCGGGCTGCGCGAGATCGGCAAGTTGCTCTTCGTCGGCCCGCCGGGGACGGGGAAGACCTCGACCGCGCGCGCTCTCGCGCGGGACATGGACCTGCCGTTCGTCGAGGTGAAGCTGTCGATGATCACCTCCCAGTACCTGGGCGAGACGGCCAAGAACGTCGACAAGACGTTCGAGGTGGCAAAGCGGCTCTCGCCGTGTATCCTCTTCATCGACGAGTTCGACTTCGTCGCGAAGACCCGCCGGAGCGACGAGCACGCCGCGCTCAAGCGGGCGGTCAACACCCTGCTGAAGAGCATCGACAACATCTCGCTCATCCAGGACGACGTGCTCCTCATCGGCGCGACGAACCACCCAGATCAGCTCGACGCGGCCGCCTGGCGCCGCTTCGACGAGATCGTCAACTTCCCAAAACCGGACACCCGGATGCGGGGGGACATCCTGCAGGTCATCACGCGCGCGATGGACATCGAGGAGTTCGACCCGCAGGCAATCGCCGAGATCACGGAGGGACTCACCGGCAGCGACCTCCGGATGGTGCTGCGCGAGGCCGTCCTCGAGGCGCTGACCGAGAACCGAACGACGCTCACCCAGGACGATCTGGAGCTGGCCGTCCAGGGGTTCGAGGAGCGGGACAACCTGAAGAACATGGACATGATCGAGGGCGACCACGACGCCCTCGTCGCGGGCGGCGACATCAGCGGCGCGGCCAGCGACGGTGGAGAGCCGAGCGGTCACGATCACGAGCACACCCACGAGCACTAA
- a CDS encoding anthranilate phosphoribosyltransferase has translation MTEDWSLDRLVGEVVGSGPRSASDMTYEQAHAAMEDVLDGDPHPVALGGFWIANRWKRNTPTELAGFVDAMRSVSVETAVPDADPVDIGANYDGKADTAPLGVASGIVAAAAGTPVAAHGADRVPATEGVTYRHVLDELDVRTDLSPAASAAMVDETGFGFYDATRFNPGVHALLDRRRALGLRTFLNTVETLANPAAAEVHLGSFFHRPFAERVIATLRESRTIDASRVVMVHGQEGADDVRPGSVRLVEWRDRGEQAASSGPDDGAEEPSVEISEIETEAFGVEPGVLDDIEATPADGDLAETAARVTREVVAGDRDGPVRNLVALNAGIRIYARDDERSLSGAVERARGAIADGSAADVLRALQRFEPADDVPAATPRYPRR, from the coding sequence ATGACCGAGGACTGGTCGCTCGATCGGCTGGTGGGCGAAGTCGTCGGGTCGGGACCGCGATCGGCGTCGGACATGACCTACGAGCAGGCCCACGCCGCCATGGAGGACGTCCTGGACGGCGATCCTCATCCGGTCGCCCTCGGCGGGTTCTGGATCGCCAACCGGTGGAAGCGCAATACGCCCACCGAACTGGCCGGGTTCGTCGACGCCATGCGATCGGTCTCCGTCGAAACCGCGGTTCCGGACGCCGACCCCGTCGACATCGGCGCGAACTACGACGGCAAAGCCGACACCGCACCGCTGGGCGTGGCGAGCGGGATCGTCGCGGCGGCCGCCGGGACGCCCGTGGCGGCCCACGGCGCCGACCGGGTCCCGGCGACGGAGGGCGTGACGTATCGCCACGTGCTCGACGAACTCGACGTCCGGACCGACCTCTCGCCCGCGGCCAGCGCGGCCATGGTGGACGAGACCGGCTTCGGGTTCTACGACGCCACGCGGTTCAACCCCGGCGTGCACGCGCTCCTCGATCGCCGTCGGGCGCTCGGCCTCAGGACGTTCCTCAATACGGTCGAGACGCTCGCGAATCCGGCGGCGGCCGAGGTCCACCTCGGCTCGTTCTTCCACCGCCCCTTCGCCGAACGAGTGATCGCGACGCTCCGCGAGAGTCGAACGATCGACGCGTCCCGCGTCGTGATGGTCCACGGCCAGGAGGGCGCCGACGACGTTCGCCCGGGCTCGGTCCGGCTCGTCGAGTGGCGCGATCGCGGGGAGCAAGCGGCCAGTTCCGGCCCGGACGACGGGGCCGAGGAGCCCTCGGTCGAAATTTCGGAGATCGAGACCGAGGCGTTCGGCGTGGAACCCGGCGTGCTCGACGATATCGAGGCGACGCCCGCGGACGGCGACCTCGCCGAGACGGCCGCTCGAGTGACGCGGGAGGTCGTCGCCGGTGACCGCGACGGACCCGTTCGGAACCTCGTCGCGCTCAACGCGGGCATTCGAATCTACGCCCGAGACGACGAGCGATCGCTCTCGGGGGCCGTCGAGCGAGCTCGAGGGGCCATCGCGGACGGCTCGGCGGCCGACGTCCTCAGGGCACTCCAGCGATTCGAGCCGGCCGACGACGTACCGGCCGCCACACCCCGCTACCCGCGGCGCTGA
- the gnd gene encoding phosphogluconate dehydrogenase (NAD(+)-dependent, decarboxylating) translates to MQLGLIGLGRMGRIVADRCLDAGIDVVAFDLDDEAVAAAADAGAEPADSVTDLATRLDAGDGPTCIWLMVPAGEAVDAALDDLEPHLTGEDVVVDGGNSHFEDSVRRAETCPAAYLDCGTSGGPAGAELGFSLMIGGPEWAYEALEPAFDAVATGPDGHARMGPSGSGHYVKMVHNGVEYALMQAYGEGFELLHEGRYDLDLEAVAGVWNNGAVIRSWLLELCEEAFREEGADLGDVADRVEGGSTGTWTVQEGLEQEVPVPLIYTALAERFGSRADDGRFSRRLANRLRYGFGRHAVPRRD, encoded by the coding sequence ATGCAACTCGGGCTGATCGGACTCGGACGGATGGGGCGGATCGTCGCGGATCGGTGTCTCGACGCCGGGATCGACGTGGTCGCGTTCGACCTGGACGACGAGGCCGTCGCCGCGGCGGCCGACGCGGGCGCCGAGCCGGCCGATTCCGTGACCGATCTCGCGACGCGCCTCGACGCGGGCGACGGGCCGACGTGCATCTGGCTGATGGTGCCCGCGGGCGAAGCCGTGGACGCCGCGCTCGACGACCTCGAACCGCACCTCACCGGCGAGGACGTCGTCGTCGACGGCGGGAACTCCCACTTCGAGGATTCGGTCCGCCGGGCCGAAACCTGTCCGGCGGCCTACCTCGATTGCGGCACCTCCGGCGGGCCGGCGGGCGCCGAACTCGGCTTCTCTCTCATGATCGGCGGCCCCGAGTGGGCCTACGAGGCGCTCGAACCGGCCTTCGACGCCGTCGCGACCGGCCCGGACGGTCACGCCCGGATGGGACCGTCGGGCTCGGGTCACTACGTCAAGATGGTCCACAACGGCGTCGAGTACGCGCTCATGCAGGCCTACGGCGAGGGCTTCGAACTCCTCCACGAGGGTCGGTACGACCTCGATCTGGAAGCGGTCGCGGGCGTCTGGAACAACGGCGCCGTCATCCGCTCGTGGCTCCTCGAACTCTGCGAGGAGGCCTTCCGCGAGGAGGGCGCCGACCTCGGCGACGTGGCCGACCGCGTCGAGGGCGGCTCGACCGGCACCTGGACGGTCCAGGAGGGCCTCGAGCAGGAGGTCCCGGTCCCGCTCATCTACACCGCGCTCGCCGAACGATTCGGGTCGCGAGCCGACGACGGCCGATTCTCCCGGCGCCTCGCGAACCGGCTCCGATACGGGTTCGGCCGCCACGCGGTTCCACGACGGGACTGA